Genomic window (candidate division WOR-3 bacterium):
ATTTGCAGGTGTTCGCAAGGGAACGGAATGGATTGGCTGGTTGGCATTGATGGTGGTCATGCTGATATTCTTGTTCTATCCGGTCATCATGGCATGGTGTGTCGATTATGTAGTCTATGCTTTTAATCTGAGCTGGGGGACAGATGCGAAGGTTTTCTTCGAACAGGATTTTCTGCAATTGAGCGGCAGCCCCGGGATCCTGGGTGGCATCAGGTGGCCGATCGTGATCGGTCTCGCGGTTGTGTGGTTGGCGATATATCTCAGTCTGTTCAAAGGCCTTAAGGCTTTGAGCAAAATAGTATTCTATACAGTGATCACTCCGTGGGTGATACTGGTGATCATGGTCATAAGGGGTCTGACACTACCTGGAGCGATAGAGGGTTTGAAATTCTATCTTACACCCAATTTTGCAGCACTCTTGAATCCCCGGGTCTGGCTGGCCGCTTATGGGCAGATATTCTTCACCCTTTCACTGGCCATGGGGACGATGATCGTTTATTCCAGCTATCTTCCGAAAAAGAGCGACATCACCAACAATTCGTTCATGGTTTCTCTGGCGAATTGCGGCACGAGTTTCTTTGCGGGGTTCGCGGTATTTTCAATATTGGGTTATTTGGCGCAGGCGATGGGAGTAAGCGTGCCGCAGGTGACACAATCGGGTTTTGGCCTTGCGTTCATAACTTATCCAACTGCGATAAGATTGCTACCTTTTATCCCTGCGTTCTTTGGAATCCTCTTTTTCCTTTTGTTGCTCACTCTTGGTATCGATTCCGCATTTTCGCAGATCGAACCCTTTGTTGCTGGGTTCACCGACAAATGGCATTTTAACAAGAAATTGGTTCTGCCGGTTGTCTGCGTATGCGGATTCCTAATCGGTATCATATTCACGACGAGGGGCGGTTACTACTGGCTCGATATCATTGACTATTTCGCGAGTTCTTATGGCCTGACGTTCGTCGGACTTCTTGAGTGCATTGTCATAGGCTATATCTACAAGGCGCATAAAATGCGTGAGTACGTCAATGAAGTATCTGATTTCAAGATCGGTAAATGGTGGGATGTCTGTATCAAGATCATCACGCCGGTCATTCTTGGTATTTCTTTGATTCTGAACATAATAGCGCTTGTCCGGAAAGGCTATGGAGGCTATCCTACATGGGCAACGGCCGTAGGTGTCTTAATAACACTTGGCATTATTGTGATTTCCTTCGTGTTGATGTCGATCAAAGCCAAGGCAGTACACGAAGAAGGTGCGGAGGATTGAGGCGATCCGGGCTGAGATAAAGCCCTTGACTTGTGATGAATCTCTGATATAATTGCTAGACTATGGATGGGAGGAGTCTATGCCAGTATCGGCGATAATCATGCTGGTCCTCGGCTGTACTATCCTTTACGGGGGGCTGGTTTACTGCATTTCACGATCTATCAAGAAGAAAGAAAATACGGAAGGAGGTGGTTAGAAAAACTTGACAGGTGTTTTGTCGTAGATGAGGAGGTGACGGATGAAGCGGAGAATATCGATTGTATTGCTGGGAGTAATAACATTAATGGTTCTTAGCAATCTGCAGGCGGAAGACATGGACATGTGGGGGATGTACGAGAAGTACTTCAAGAAATGTAAATATATTGACCTTACGCACGCATTTCACCCCACGCAACCGGTTTGGCCGGGCTTTGGTCATGCGAGATTCGAGGCAACTGAAGCAGGTGCAGATCTCGGTGATTACGCCTCTATGGGTGATGTTTTCACATATAAGGATCACGGTTTCGTCGCCACATCTTATTGGATTCCTACTGACCAGTACGGAACACAATTGGATCCGCCGGCGCACTGGGATGAATACGGGGCAACGATAAGTGATCTTCCAGCGACTTACTGCATAAGACCGCTGGTTGTGATCAACATCGCTGACAAGGTGGCAAAGAACCCAGGATATCACCTCGGTATGGATGACATCAAAGCCTGGGAGAAGAAATATGGTAAGATCCCCGAGGGCTCGGTTGTAATGGTGCGATCTGATTGGTATAAGGGATGGCAGACGAATGAAAAGTTCAACGCGAAACCATTCCCTGGTGTCGGTCTTGAAGCAATCAAGTTCTTACAAAATGAACGTAAGATCTTGTTTCACGGCCATGAAGCTCTGGACACCGATACTACGCCGAACCTCGAGGGTGAATACTGGTTGATGCACAATCACTTTTGTCAGGCTGAGGGTGTCGCGAATCTTGATAAAGTACCTGAAAAAGGTGCGCTAATTGCGATCGGTTATTCCAAACCGCTGGGTGGCACTGGTGGGTATGCCCGTTATATTGCCATCTGCCCGCCCGACTGGAAATACGGTGTTTCCGTTGATGAAGCACCGGGTGCACCTTTGCCCAAACAACCATACCCTCTGATGAGGGATGAGAATGGTGTAATGAAACCAACCAAACCTTAAAAACTAAGGAGGAAAGATGCATAGTAAGGTATTATGTGTAATGTTGGCCATTTTTGTAGGATCGCTGGCGTTCGCGGGAAAGCCAGAGATTACAAACAATGGCACGTTCTATATCTACAGCTTTTTCTGGCAGAATGCGGATTTTGACACTGCTACATCTGATGGCGATCAATTCTTCTATATGCATGCTGATGTCGGAATCATGGCTGACTTTGGTTCCGGGGTCACGAGTCAGGTGACGGTCGGCGGCTGGGGTACATTTGGCAAGCACCCCATAACCGGTGAGGGCGAGGAATGTCCATCGCCTGGTCAGGATGTCGCAGTACGCGAAGCATACATTGATCTTGCAAAACTGTTCGACAGCCCGCTGAATTTCCGGGCTGGCAAAATGCACGTTCTGCAGGGTGAACAGGTCTTTGACGGCGGCGAAGATGGCGTGATGGGTGCCAAGTTCTACGGCAGCACCGAGATGGTCGATTATGACCTGGCCTGGTATCGCCTTGAAGAGAACGGTGGTTGCTGGTATGCCGGTGCTGTTAGCGAAGTGCCGGATGACCTTGATCTATTCGGTGCCTGGATAACGGGTAAGTTCCTGGAAGGTGCGTTCAGGGTTGCACCGTACTGGTTCTGGAGAACGACATCTGCCGAGATGGAAGGTGTGATGATGGACGACAACCCGATGTGGCTCGGTGGCAGGGTAGATATCGGACCGATCGCTGGATTGACCGTCAATGGTGAATTCACGATGATGATGGGAGATAACCAGATCGATTATGAGGATACCCTTTTTACTGACATGACCGTTAATTACAAAGGCATGCATGCCCTGGGCAGAGTGTCGTATGCTCCTCCAACACTGCCGATCTCAATCGGTGGTGCTTATGTCATGCTGAGCGGCGATGAACTCGATACGCTCGGTTTGCCGGATGACGAGAACCAGGCGTACGAATCCCCGATCTGGGGTCCGTACACCTTCGGATTCTACAAATGGTGGCCGGGATTTGGTCCAGCACACACGATGACGACCGCATACGGCTTTTCGCTTGTTGCGCCGTTTGACCAGATGTCGACTAACATCAATGTCATAAACGCGAACCTCGGTTTCCATCAGGGGCCGTTCATGCTGAGAGGTGATTTCTTCATGTATTCAAAGAACTGGGTACCTGATGGTGATGAGAGTGACATGGGCATGGAATTCGCCTTGCTCACCACCTACACCTACAGGAAGACGATCACGCTCGGCGCCACAGCAGGTTACTGGATGCCAGGTGATTATTTTGGGACTGACCTTGACCCGATGATTGGTGGTCATCTCTTTACTTATATCACCTTCTAGTACCTCCTTTTTTCATCAGGGGCAGGATCTTCCTGCCCCTTTTTTTTGCGCCGTGCTAAGTCATTGCGAGTCCGGTCAAGGCAGACGTGGTAATCTCGGGTATGTCTATTGACATCAGCATGAGATTGCTTCGTCGTCGTTCGACAAACTCACGACTTCCTCGCAATGACAGCGAGTAGTAGTTGGATGTCATTGCGAGGAATCCGCCGTAGGTGGATGACGAAGCAATCTAACTTCATCTCTATATCGATGTATCAGGGCATCAGCGATCTATGCACGCGATAAATTGACACGGTTGATAATTTGTATACAATGGAGAAAAGGAGGTATAATGAATTTACCGTATGGTGAAATAAAGGGGAATATTCTGATCATGAAATTCTCGACTGCAGATTTCTCGATAGCTTCGGTGATGAATGCCATCAAGATCCATATTGATGTGATCGAGAATATGGATGTGGTATTCTTGGGTGCGCAGACCGAGATCGTTGCAGGTCCAACGCCGGTTTTTCTACCCGTGCCCGTGGTGGCTCAATTCGAATATACGGCAAAGGGGTCGGCAAAGGATATCCTCCAGAAAGTATATAAAATTGTCTGGCAGGGCATTGTCGCCTCGTTCCCGGATGAGTCATGCTGGTCTGAGGCAAAAGAGGCATATGCTGCATTCATTGCGGCTCAGTCCGACCTTTTGAGAGCAAGGGTGGAAGCTTCAAAAGAATAGCAGGTACAAGAAGAGTCAATACCTCGTGTTCCGCAATTAGACGATAATGTTCAACCTGTTTCTGATTGCACTGATCTCACTGACGGCTGATCTGCGTTGGGTAGAGGTCGATCTTTCACTATGGCAGGACGGTCGGGCTGATTTCGTGTACAAGGTACGATACAACGTGCTCTCAGGCTCCATGCACGGCTTCTACCTCCAGGGCATCTCGGTCGTACCATATTTCAACTTCGATGATTCATACGCGCTCGATGATTATGGCAGGCGCTATCCGCTCGAAATAAAGGACATGGGTGACAAATATGACGTGCTATTGGCACGAGGCGAATCCTTTGGCCCCGGTGAGATAACCTATATCATACACTTTGGCGGGGACCTGGCGAAGAGCGACAATCTGGCAACTACACTGAGCGAATATGGTGAATTGGTAGTACTGCACTGGTCGCCGCCCCAGTGGGATGAGCCACTTGAACACTATACGGTCTACGTCTATTACCCGATAACCGTACCTGGTCAGGAGGTGGATCCTGATGACTACGGCTTCAGAACCGAAAGGTTCATGAATGAACAGTATTTGTTGTCCTATTTCGGACAGCCGTATGGAGGTGAGCATTTCTTTGCTGTGCGCATACACAAGAACAACATAGACGCGCGCGAAAAAATGATGATCCAGCAATATGTGCCTGCCACTTATTTCAAGACCGATCGTTTTGGTCAGATCGAGATAGAGACTGAGAGAGAAAAGCAATTTTCATTTCCGTATGAATTGCTGTATATGGTTCTATACGTCATACCTTATCTTTTCTACTCTAATCGTAAGGCGCGTAACATGAAAGGCGCCTACAGTGACGTGGCCAGTCTGCAGTGGCTAAGAAGTGACTGGGTCCCACCAAAGATCGAGGTTGCCACGTTCAGGAAATCGGGCAAGGTGGCAAAACTAGACCTGATCGAATCCGCATTTCTTCTGGACTATTCTGTTAACAAGATACTGACGATATTGTCGACTCAGTTAACCGAAAATGGGATTATCGGCATATCATCGAGGGACCCTTTGAGAATAGAGGTGCTCAAACGACCTACAGGATTACGCTATTACGAAGCGGCCTTCCTCGACGCCGTGAAAACAGACGGGTCAATGGATGAAAGCGGCTTAAAAGCACTGATGGGACAGGTGGTAGAGAATGTTTCGGCCAAAGCGTGGGATTGCGACCTGGATGCGACGAAATCGTACTACACAGAGAAAATCGGCGCACCATCAACCGAAGAGCCGATCGACGCTGAATATGATAAGAGGGATTATTATGACTACTTGATGGGACGCGAGTTTTCAAGACGTAGATTCTACGATCAAACCGAACAGGGATTTGTTGTGTACGGTGATCCGGTCAGGAGCTATTCGGCCTTTGTTCGATCAGATGCCTGCCACAGTGCATGTTACGTGCACACGGCTTGTCATGATGCTTGTCATTC
Coding sequences:
- a CDS encoding sodium-dependent transporter, with product MNEGRERWTSRTSFIIASIGAAIGLGNVWRFPYMCYENGGGAFLIPYFVALFTAGIPLMIVEYGLGRKMQAGAPTAFAGVRKGTEWIGWLALMVVMLIFLFYPVIMAWCVDYVVYAFNLSWGTDAKVFFEQDFLQLSGSPGILGGIRWPIVIGLAVVWLAIYLSLFKGLKALSKIVFYTVITPWVILVIMVIRGLTLPGAIEGLKFYLTPNFAALLNPRVWLAAYGQIFFTLSLAMGTMIVYSSYLPKKSDITNNSFMVSLANCGTSFFAGFAVFSILGYLAQAMGVSVPQVTQSGFGLAFITYPTAIRLLPFIPAFFGILFFLLLLTLGIDSAFSQIEPFVAGFTDKWHFNKKLVLPVVCVCGFLIGIIFTTRGGYYWLDIIDYFASSYGLTFVGLLECIVIGYIYKAHKMREYVNEVSDFKIGKWWDVCIKIITPVILGISLILNIIALVRKGYGGYPTWATAVGVLITLGIIVISFVLMSIKAKAVHEEGAED
- a CDS encoding MetS family NSS transporter small subunit, whose translation is MPVSAIIMLVLGCTILYGGLVYCISRSIKKKENTEGGG
- a CDS encoding cyclase family protein; this encodes MVLSNLQAEDMDMWGMYEKYFKKCKYIDLTHAFHPTQPVWPGFGHARFEATEAGADLGDYASMGDVFTYKDHGFVATSYWIPTDQYGTQLDPPAHWDEYGATISDLPATYCIRPLVVINIADKVAKNPGYHLGMDDIKAWEKKYGKIPEGSVVMVRSDWYKGWQTNEKFNAKPFPGVGLEAIKFLQNERKILFHGHEALDTDTTPNLEGEYWLMHNHFCQAEGVANLDKVPEKGALIAIGYSKPLGGTGGYARYIAICPPDWKYGVSVDEAPGAPLPKQPYPLMRDENGVMKPTKP